The proteins below are encoded in one region of Borrelia duttonii Ly:
- a CDS encoding potassium channel family protein, with product MKTFVIIGLSNLGIHILENLSKLDCQIIIVDTSKELVEEYDVIATESFILDQFTKNALKKIIPVDTDAVIIDFDNDLGKSALVTHYCNLLGVKEICVKTEDGDDAEILKTLGATRIIFPSKDAARRLTPLLVSPNLSTYSIVGHDIIVAETIIPKEYVGKTLLEADLRSEKGITVIAVRNLSNSRYELVDGDYFFLKDDKIVICGKPDKIENFTNNKDLIKDLISVSKTKDTSYKESSKKLGFLKFFDFMKKFNKDKKNN from the coding sequence GTGAAAACATTTGTTATTATTGGTCTTAGTAATTTAGGAATTCATATTCTTGAAAATTTAAGTAAGCTTGATTGTCAAATAATTATTGTTGATACTTCAAAAGAATTGGTTGAAGAATACGATGTAATTGCTACAGAAAGTTTTATTTTAGATCAGTTTACTAAGAATGCATTAAAAAAAATTATTCCTGTAGATACTGATGCTGTTATTATTGATTTTGATAATGATCTTGGGAAAAGTGCTCTTGTTACTCATTATTGTAATCTCTTAGGTGTGAAGGAAATATGCGTTAAGACTGAAGATGGGGATGATGCTGAAATATTAAAAACTCTTGGTGCTACAAGAATTATATTTCCAAGCAAGGATGCTGCTCGAAGATTGACACCATTGTTGGTATCTCCTAATCTTTCAACATATAGTATTGTTGGGCATGATATTATTGTTGCTGAGACAATTATTCCAAAAGAATATGTAGGTAAAACTTTGCTTGAGGCTGATTTGAGAAGTGAGAAAGGTATTACTGTTATTGCTGTTAGAAATTTAAGTAATTCTAGATATGAACTTGTGGATGGAGATTATTTTTTCTTAAAGGATGATAAGATTGTAATTTGTGGTAAACCTGATAAGATTGAAAATTTTACAAATAATAAGGATTTGATTAAAGATTTAATATCAGTTTCTAAAACAAAGGATACTTCTTATAAGGAAAGTTCTAAAAAATTAGGCTTTTTAAAGTTTTTTGATTTTATGAAAAAGTTTAATAAAGATAAGAAAAATAATTAA